A window of Mucilaginibacter sp. PAMC 26640 contains these coding sequences:
- a CDS encoding glucose dehydrogenase, which yields MRTRIIYIAAASLLLLTACKKSPTTTPVTPGDATLKDAVLTQNLTFPWEILWGPDNKLWITERGGKISRIDPVDGSITPVVTISEVVSQGEGGLLGMVLHPDFANTPEVFVAYNYSKGGTYTKKIVKFTYNGTTLVNPVVLLDNIPASNVHNGTRLAISPDKKLFITSGDASVSSRAQDQNSFAGKIQRINLDGSIPADNPTPGSPLWSYGHRNPQGLVFVGDRLYSSEHGNTTDDEINIIQKNRNFGWPNVEGFCSTGSEPDFCTMNNVVEPIFAWTPTIAPSGIDYYNNDAIPQWKNSLLLAVLKDQELLQLKLNAAGDKVDIVNIFYKSTYGRLRDVAVSPDGVVYIITSNGGNDKVIKVSK from the coding sequence ATGAGAACAAGGATTATATACATTGCTGCTGCAAGTTTGCTATTGCTAACTGCTTGTAAAAAAAGCCCAACAACTACACCAGTTACCCCTGGCGATGCAACCTTAAAGGATGCGGTGCTCACCCAAAACCTCACGTTTCCATGGGAGATATTATGGGGTCCTGATAACAAGCTCTGGATAACCGAGCGTGGCGGAAAAATTAGTCGCATTGACCCTGTAGATGGTTCGATAACGCCGGTTGTTACAATTAGCGAAGTGGTTTCACAGGGAGAGGGCGGTTTGCTGGGTATGGTGCTGCATCCCGATTTTGCCAACACACCCGAAGTTTTCGTGGCTTATAACTACAGCAAAGGCGGCACCTACACCAAAAAGATAGTAAAGTTCACCTACAATGGCACCACGCTGGTTAATCCGGTTGTGCTGCTGGATAATATTCCGGCATCAAACGTACATAACGGTACCCGGCTGGCAATTTCTCCAGATAAAAAACTATTTATTACCAGCGGTGATGCTTCGGTGTCATCAAGGGCACAGGATCAAAACAGTTTTGCTGGCAAAATTCAACGGATCAACCTGGATGGCAGTATCCCCGCAGACAACCCAACTCCCGGCAGCCCCCTTTGGAGTTACGGGCACCGCAACCCTCAAGGGCTTGTATTTGTGGGAGACAGGCTATACAGTTCCGAACATGGTAATACTACGGATGACGAGATCAACATCATTCAAAAGAACCGAAACTTTGGATGGCCAAACGTGGAAGGCTTTTGCAGTACCGGTAGCGAACCCGATTTTTGTACAATGAACAATGTTGTTGAACCAATCTTTGCATGGACTCCTACGATTGCTCCGTCTGGGATAGATTATTATAACAACGATGCTATTCCTCAATGGAAGAATTCCCTTTTATTGGCTGTATTGAAAGATCAGGAACTATTACAATTAAAGCTGAACGCCGCCGGAGATAAGGTGGATATAGTAAATATCTTTTATAAAAGTACATATGGCCGCCTGCGGGATGTAGCTGTTTCCCCGGATGGCGTGGTTTATATAATTACCAGTAATGGAGGTAATGATAAGGTTATTAAAGTTAGTAAGTAA